The DNA window ACCGGGCCACCGTCAACCAGCTCCTGCTCCAGTACTTCGTCAGCTACAACCTGCCGAAGGGCTGGTACGTGACGTCAGCGCCCATCCTCACCGCGAACTGGGAGGGCCCCAAGGGCGAGCGGTGGACCATTCCCTTCGGCCTGGGCGCGGGCAAGGTGTTCAGCATCCACAAGCAGGCGCTGAATGGCTCCGTGTCCGCCTACTACAACGCCGTCAGGCCCGACCTCCCGGGCGCCGCGGACTGGCAGTTGCGCTTCCAGCTCGCGTTCCTGTTCCCGCTCAAGAAGAAGCACTGACGCCGCTCACGGAAACACGCGGTTCCAGTCCGAGCGCATGCTCACCACCGTCCAGCCCTCCTGGCCGGCGACCTCGAGCGCGTGGTCCAGGCGGCCCGCCTTGGCCTCTCGGTCATAGGCATACTCGCGCGCATCATCGTCATGGTGCAGGAGCAGGCGCAGCCGGGGCCCGTCCAGTGCGCCGGTGTATTGCAACATCTGGAGGTCCCCGTCCGAGTTGCCGAACGCGAGCACCGGTCGTCTGCCGATGTGCAGGTGGATGTTGATGGGCTTGCCCTCGCCGTCATCGAGGCTGGTGAGGCTGGGCAGCTTGACGAGCACCGGTTGTCCCTCGCGCCACTCGAGGCGCGTCTTCCCGCTGCTGCCAATCACATGCGAGGAGGGGATGCCGTAGGTCTCCTCGCAGAAGGTCCGCAGGAAGTCGATGCCACCGCCCGAGACGATGTGCAGGTCGAACCCATTCCCCCGCAGGTAGTCCAGCAGCTCCAGCATGGGCTGGTAGACGCAGTGGGTGAACGGCCGCTGGAAGCGCGGGTGTCTGGCTTTCGCGAGCCACTCCTTGACGGTGTGGGAGAATTCGCCCGTGGTCATCCCCGCATGCGTGGCCGCGAGGAGCGCCGCGGCGTCATGTTCGGTGAGCGTGCGGAGGGCCTCTTCATCGCCCTCGATGAGCGCCTTGAAGGGCTGTCTTCCGCGCCACTCGGGGTGGGACGGCGCCAGCGCGCGCACGCGGTCCACGGCGAAGAGCGCCTGGACGTACATGGGTTGCTCGGACCAGAGCGTCCCGTCGTTGTCGAAGACCGCCACGCGGTCCTCGGGTGAAACGTAGGTGGGAGCACCTTCGGTGGTGACGGCGCCGACGAAGTCCAGCAACGCCTGGCGCGCGGCGCCGTCATTCCAGGAGGGAAGGGGAGCGCTCATGGTGGCCTCGCTCAGCCCAGCAGGGCGAACATGTAGCAGATGAGGGTGAGCAGCAGGTTGGAGATGGCGAACGTCACGGGATAACCGATGGCCGGGACGATGCTCTTCGACGCCTCCTGCGCCGCGCGCATGCCCGCGCTGTTGCAACGGGCACCGGCGATGGCGCCCATGAGCACGGCGGTGTTCATCTTGAAGACATACTGGCCCACGACCCAGCCGACGATGGGCGGAACGAAGGCCGCGATGGAGCCGATGATGAGCGTGGGGCCCAGCAGTCCTCGCTCGATGGCGTGCTGCACGCCGGAGCCCGCGTTCAACCCGAGGATGGCGATGAAGACATTCAGCCCCAGGTCCTCGAGCAACTGACGCGCGGACTCCGGGAACGGACCGCCGAGCGCCGGGTTGTGGGTGCGCAGGATGCTCAGGCCGATGCTGACGATGAGCAGGCCGACGGCGGAGCCCAGGCTGAACTGGATGCCGAAGAGCGGAATGGTGATGGCGCCCAGCAGCGCGCCGGCGGCGAGCCCGAGCCCCAGGGTGATGATGTCCGTGGAGAGGCTGGGCTTGACCGCGGGGCCCAGCGTCTTCTTCAGGTCCGCCACGCGCCGGGAGCTGCCGGTGATGCGCAGCACGTCGCCCTTGCGGACCGCCAGGTCCCGGCTCACGGGGAGCTGGTCACCGGCCCGGAAGATGGCGTTGAGGTAGATGCCCTGGCCCGCGCGCTGCGCGAGCTCGCCCAGCGTCTTGCCGACGACCTCCTTGTTCTGGACGATGAACTCCACGGTGTCGAACTTCACGTTGCGCAGCTTCGAGTCATCCACCTCCGGCCCGATGTGTGGCCCGCCCGCGAGGAGCAGGGACACCGGGCCCAGCATCGCCACCTCGTCTCCGCGGTGCAGCACCAGGTCCGGCGGCGGGTTGTAGACGCGGCCGTCGTGGTAGACGCGCTCGACGGCGACGCGGGGATGCGCATGGTCCAGGTCCGCGACC is part of the Myxococcus landrumus genome and encodes:
- a CDS encoding HAD family hydrolase, which gives rise to MSAPLPSWNDGAARQALLDFVGAVTTEGAPTYVSPEDRVAVFDNDGTLWSEQPMYVQALFAVDRVRALAPSHPEWRGRQPFKALIEGDEEALRTLTEHDAAALLAATHAGMTTGEFSHTVKEWLAKARHPRFQRPFTHCVYQPMLELLDYLRGNGFDLHIVSGGGIDFLRTFCEETYGIPSSHVIGSSGKTRLEWREGQPVLVKLPSLTSLDDGEGKPINIHLHIGRRPVLAFGNSDGDLQMLQYTGALDGPRLRLLLHHDDDAREYAYDREAKAGRLDHALEVAGQEGWTVVSMRSDWNRVFP
- a CDS encoding aspartate:alanine exchanger family transporter gives rise to the protein MKSQARHAITLAGAAAVGLALIAFAQGQPTPTVQPEPHGVFGAILNYLNHEPFILLFLIVAAGFALGEVKVKGVGMGSTAATLLLALIVSFWAFHTHKIQYSLPEFTSTVFFNLFIFAIGMKVGPQFLGGIHREGKHLILLALLVPLLSSALVYASRFFTTLGPGLLAGILSGANTATPGFGAAQAALASGAAKLSPEAAKLAPDNLTTSYAFLYCISMVAFTVLMSFMPRMFGRDAVADGKAMEKELAGEDSAPLPGTADAFIRGYMPLDLRVFRVENPALEGRTVADLDHAHPRVAVERVYHDGRVYNPPPDLVLHRGDEVAMLGPVSLLLAGGPHIGPEVDDSKLRNVKFDTVEFIVQNKEVVGKTLGELAQRAGQGIYLNAIFRAGDQLPVSRDLAVRKGDVLRITGSSRRVADLKKTLGPAVKPSLSTDIITLGLGLAAGALLGAITIPLFGIQFSLGSAVGLLIVSIGLSILRTHNPALGGPFPESARQLLEDLGLNVFIAILGLNAGSGVQHAIERGLLGPTLIIGSIAAFVPPIVGWVVGQYVFKMNTAVLMGAIAGARCNSAGMRAAQEASKSIVPAIGYPVTFAISNLLLTLICYMFALLG